AGCGTGCTTTCTGCTACACCTGACTTGCCGATTTGCGACCGCTTCGCGCTCGGAAGGGAGCAAGCTCCCTCGCCACAGAATGCGACGCTGGTCTTTTCAGAACTGCCTCTACTCTCGCTCAAGTTGACGTTAACGTAAAGGGTGATTGACAGCCATTCGTCACAGGCTTACGTTAACGTAAAGGTGAGAGCTGCATCACGGCCCTCCCCGCCCTACAAAAAAGCCAAAAGGTGACCCATGAGCTACCCATCCCTGAACTTTGCCCTCGGTGAAACCATCGACATGCTGCGCGATCAGGTTCAGTCCTTCGTCGCCAAAGAGATCGCCCCGCGCGCCGCTCAGATCGACATCGACAACCTGTTCCCCGCCGACCTGTGGCGCAAATTCGGTGACATGGGCCTGCTCGGCGTTACCGTGCCGGAAGAGTACGGCGGTGCTGGCCTGGGGTACCTGGCCCACGTGGTCATCATGGAAGAAATCAGCCGGGGCTCGGCGTCGGTTGCCCTGTCCTACGGCGCGCACTCCAACCTCTGCGTCAACCAGATCAACCGCAACGGCAATCACGAACAGAAAAGCAAATACCTGCCGAAGCTCATCAGCGGCGAGCACATCGGCGCCCTGGCCATGAGCGAACCGAATGCCGGCTCCGACGTGGTGTCGATGAAACTGCGCGCCGACAAACGTGGCGATCACTACGTGCTCAACGGCAGCAAAACCTGGATCACCAACGGTCCGGACGCCAACACCTACGTGATCTACGCCAAGACCGACCTGGAAAAAGGTCCGCACGGTATCACCGCCTTCATCGTCGAACGCGACTGGAAAGGTTTCAGCCGCAGCAACAAATTCGACAAGCTGGGCATGCGCGGTTCGAACACCTGCGAACTGTTCTTCGATGACGTCGAGGTGCCGGAAGAAAACATTCTCGGCGTACTCAATGGCGGCGTGAAAGTGCTGATGAGCGGCCTCGATTACGAACGCGTTGTCCTTTCGGGCGGCCCGACCGGGATCATGCAGGCCTGCATGGACCTGATCGTGCCGTACATCCACGACCGCAAGCAGTTCGGCCAGAGCATCGGCGAATTCCAGCTGATCCAGGGCAAGGTCGCCGACATGTACACCCAGCTCAACGCCAGCCGCGCCTATCTGTATGCCGTCGCTCAAGCCTGCGAGCGTGGCGAAACCACCCGCAAGGACGCCGCAGGCGTGATCCTCTACAGCGCCGAACGCGCCACGCAAATGGCCCTCGACGCGATCCAGATTCTCGGCGGCAACGGCTACATCAACGAATTCCCGGCCGGTCGTCTGCTGCGTGACGCCAAGCTGTACGAAATCGGCGCTGGCACCAGTGAGATTCGTCGCATGCTGATCGGTCGCGAACTGTTCAACGAAACCCGCTGAGACGGAGCTGTCCATGGCTATCCTGCATACCCAGCTCAACCCCCGTTCGGCGGAGTTCGCGACCAACAGCGCGGCGATGCTCAAACAGGTCGACGCCCTGCACACCCTGCTCGCCCAAGTGCAGCAAGGTGGCGGCCCGAAAGCGCAAGAACGCCACACCTCGCGGGGCAAATTGCTGCCCCGTGAACGAATCAATCGCCTGCTCGATCCGGGCTCACCGTTTCTCGAGATCAGCCAACTGGCGGCTTACGAGGTGTATGGCGAAGACGTGCCGGCCGCTGGCGTGATCGCCGGGATCGGCCGTGTGGAAGGCGTCGAATGCATGATCGTGGCCAACGATGCCACCGTGAAAGGTGGCTCGTATTACCCGCTGACCGTGAAGAAGCACCTGCGCGCCCAGACCATCGCCCAGCAGAATCGCTTGCCGTGCATTTATCTGGTGGATTCGGGCGGCGCCAACTTGCCGCGCCAGGATGAAGTGTTCCCGGACCGCGAGCATTTCGGGCGGATCTTCTTCAACCAGGCCAACATGAGCGCCATGGGCATTCCGCAGATCGCGGTAGTCATGGGCTCGTGCACTGCCGGTGGTGCCTACGTGCCAGCAATGGCCGACGAAGCAATCATGGTTCGCGAGCAAGCGACGATCTTTCTTGCCGGTCCGCCGCTGGTAAAAGCCGCGACCGGTGAAGTGGTCAGCGCCGAGGATCTGGGCGGCGCCGATGTGCATTGCAAGATTTCCGGCGTCGCCGACCACTACGCCGAGAGCGATGAACACGCCCTGGCCATTGCCCGGCGCAGCATCGCCAACCTCAACTGGCGCAAGCTCGGTGAAGTCCAGCAACACACGCCCATCGCCCCGCTCTACAGCAGCGACGAGTTGTACGGCGTCGTGTCGGCGGACGCCAAGCAACCGTTCGACGTGCGCGAAGTGATTGCGCGACTGGTGGACGGCTCGGTGTTCGATGAATTCAAGGCACTGTTCGGGACTACGCTGGTGTGCGGTTTTGCCTACCTGCACGGTTATCCGATCGCGATCCTCGCCAACAACGGCATCCTGTTCGCTGAAGCGGCGCAGAAAGGCGCGCACTTCATCGAACTGGCCTGTCAGCGCGGCATTCCACTGCTGTTCCTGCAAAACATCACCGGCTTCATGGTCGGCCAGAAATACGAGGCCGGCGGCATCGCCAAGCACGGCGCGAAACTGGTGACCGCCGTGGCGTGCGCCAAGGTGCCGAAATTCACCGTGATCATCGGCGGCAGTTTCGGCGCCGGTAACTATGGCATGTGCGGGCGGGCCTACGATCCGCGCTTCCTGTGGATGTGGCCTAACGCACGCATCGGCGTGATGGGTGCCGAGCAAGCGGCGGGCGTTCTGGTGCAGGTCAAACGCGAGCAGGCAGAGCGCAGTGGCCAGGGTTTCAGCGCCGAGCAGGAAGCCGAGATCAAGCAACCGATCCTCGATCAATACGAGGAACAGGGTCACCCTTACTACTCCAGTGCACGGCTGTGGGATGACGGTGTCATTGACCCGGCACAAACCCGCGACGTGTTGGCCCTGGCCTTGTCCGCGTCGTTGAACGCGCCAATCGAACCGAGCCGCTTCGGCGTGTTCCGGATGTGATCGGGAGAACCTCATGAGCGACTTCAACACCCTCGAGCTGCAGATCGACCCGCGGGGTTTCGCCACCCTGTGGCTGAGCCGCGAAGAAAAGAACAACGCGTTCAACGCTGAAATGATCCGCGAACTGATCCTCGCCCTGGACAAGGTCTCGGGCGATGCCAGCCTGCGCTTCTTGCTGGTGCGTGGACGCGGCAAGCATTTCAGCGCTGGCGCCGACCTGGCGTGGATGCAGCAGTCAGCCGAGCTCGATTACCACACCAATCTCGACGACGCGCGGGAACTGGCGGAGTTGATGTACAACCTCGCCAAGCTGAAAGTCCCGACCCTGGCCGTGGTGCAAGGTGCGGCGTTCGGCGGCGCGCTGGGCCTGATCAGTTGCTGCGACATGGCGATCGGCGCCGACGACGCGCAATTCTGCCTGTCGGAAGTACGCATCGGCCTGGCGCCGGCGGTGATCAGCCCATTCGTGGTGCAAGCCATCGGCGAGCGCGCGGCACGCCGTTATGCGCTGACTGCCGAGCGCTTCGGCGGGCAGCGGGCGCGGGAAATCGGTTTGTTGTCGGAGAGCTATCCGATCAATGAGCTGGAACAGAAAGTCGATCAGTGGATCGACAATCTGCTGCTCAACAGCCCCGCGGCCATGCGCGTCAGCAAAGACTTGCTGCGTGAAGTCGGCAACGGCGCGCTGACGCCGGCGCTGCGCCGCTACACCGAAAATGCCATCGCGCGAATCCGCGTCAGCCCCGAAGGCCAGGAAGGTCTGCGGGCCTTTCTGCAAAAGCGTCCGCCGAGCTGGCAGGCCGAAACCACCCCCAAGGAGCCGCGTTGATGAGCGCACCTGTTATCACCTCTCTGCTGGTGGCCAACCGTGGCGAAATCGCTTGTCGGGTGATGCGCACCGCCAAGGCGTTGGGCCTGACCACCGTCGCCGTGCACAGCGCCACCGACCGTGAAGCCCGGCATAGCCGCGAAGCGGATATCCGCGTCGACCTCGGCGGCAGCAAGGCCGCCGACAGTTACCTGCAAATCGACAAACTGATCGCTGTCGCCAAGGCCAGCGGCGCTCAGGCCATTCATCCGGGCTACGGCTTTCTGTCCGAGAACGCCGGGTTCGCCCGTGCGATCGAAGCAGCGGGCCTGATTTTCCTCGGCCCGCCCGCCTCGGCCATCGATGCGATGGGCAGCAAGTCCGCCGCCAAGGCCTTGATGGAAACCGCTGGCGTGCCACTGGTGCCGGGTTATCACGGCGAAGCTCAAGACCTCGATACCTTCCGCGACGCCTGCGAACGCATCGGCTACCCGGTGCTGCTCAAGGCAACGGCGGGCGGTGGCGGCAAAGGCATGAAAGTGGTCGAGGACGTCAGCCAACTGGCCGAAGCCCTGGCCTCGGCCCAGCGTGAGGCGCAATCCTCGTTCGGCGATTCGCGGATGCTGGTCGAAAAATACCTGCTGAAACCCCGCCACGTGGAAATCCAGATTTTCGCCGACCGGCATGGCAACTGCCTGTACCTCAACGAACGGGATTGCTCGATTCAGCGTCGACACCAGAAAGTCGTCGAAGAAGCCCCCGCGCCAGGCCTCAGCCCGGAACTGCGTCGCGCCATGGGCGAAGCCGCTGTGCGTTCGGCGCAGGCCATCGGTTATGTCGGTGCCGGCACCGTGGAATTCTTGCTGGATGCGCGCGGTGAGTTCTTCTTCATGGAGATGAACACACGCCTGCAAGTGGAGCACCCGGTCACCGAAGCCATCACCGGCCTCGATCTGGTGGCCTGGCAGATTCGCGTGGCGCGCGGTGAAGCGCTGCCGATGACCCAGGATCAGGTGCCGTTGATCGGGCATGCGATTGAAGTGCGGCTGTATGCCGAAGATCCGGGCAATGATTTCCTGCCCGCCACCGGGCGTCTGGAGTTGTATCGAGAGTCGGCTGAAGGTCCGGGGCGTCGAGTCGACAGCGGTGTTGAAGAAGGCGATGAGATTTCGCCGTTCTACGACCCGATGCTGGGCAAGCTGATTGCCTGGGGCGAGGATCGTGAGCAGGCACGCCTGCGCTTGTTGAGCATGCTCGATGAGTTCGCGATTGGTGGGCTCAAGACCAACATCAACTTCCTGCGTCGAATCGTGGGTCATCCGGCGTTTGCGGCGGCCGAACTGGATACCGGGTTTATTCCGCGTTATCAGGAGCAACTGCTGCCGGAGCCCTCGGAACTCAGCGATGAATTCTGGCAAGCCGCGGCGCAGGCGTTCGCCCAGAGCCAGCCTCGTTCACCGCGCGTCGATGACCTGAGTTCGCCTTGGGCCAACAGCAACGGTTTTCGGTCCGGCCTGCCGACCGAAATCACCTTGCACCTGAGTTGTGAAGGTCAGGACCGCGCATTGACGTTGGGCGACCGCAATGCCCAATGCGCGCAACTCAAGGGCGAGCAACTGCTCACCGAACGCAACGGCGTGCGCCGCCAGCATCGGGCAATCCGCCGCGACGGCATTGTGTATCTGCAATGGGAAGGTGAATTGCGCCGCATCGAGGCCTACGACCCGATCAGCGCCGTCGAAGCCAGTCACAGCCATCACGGCGGACTGACCGCCCCCATGAACGGCAGCATCGTGCGGGTGCTGGTGGAGGCCGGGCAAACGGTCGAAGCCGGGGCGCAACTGGTGGTGCTGGAAGCGATGAAGATGGAACACAGCATTCGTGCGCCACACGCCGGGGTGATCAAGGCGTTGTATTGCCAGGAAGGCGAAATGGTCAGCGAAGGCAGTGCGTTGGTCGAGCTGGAAGAAGCCTGACATCAAGATCGGTCCTACGCCTCCCGAGGACCGATCTGATCAGAACCTGGCCGTTGCCTGAACCACTACGCCGATGATTCGGCAGGCTTCAGTGAAAAGGGCTTTCGGATATGTCGGATTGAGCGGGACCAGGTAACGCTGCCCGCCCTCTTCGATCAGCTTGCGAAAGGTCGCCTCGGTGCTGTCCGGCCATTGGGCAATCACCAGTTTTCCGGGCTCCGGCACAATGGCCGGGTCCACCAGGATCATCATGCCCTCGGCGATACTGACGCCAGTCGGTGCGGTCATCGCATCGCCCGTCACCCTCAACCAGAACGCCGCGCCCTGAGCGTGGTAATCGGTCAGCTCGAATCGCGCCTTGTCATACACCGTCGGCTCGCCGTCGCGCACCTCGCAGGATTCTCGCCAGTCACTGACCGGGTAACGGAAGTACGGGTTGTACTTTCGCACCAGATCCTGGCTGTCCTCCTTCGACGTGTCCGGCTCGCGGATAACCAGCGCCACTTCGAGAAATTCCATGCCCAGCGCGTGTAATACCCGGTTCATGTCATCGATGCCCGGCTGGCGGCGTTTGTTCAGCCAATGGCCTATGCCGCCCTGGGACATTCCGAGGCGCTCGGCGAGTATCTCTTGAGTGACGTTGAGTTCACTCATCTTGGCCTTGACCAATTCAATCCATTTATCCATGTGCGGCACGATACGTGGGCGCCTCTCCCCATCAAAACACAAATTGTAGTATTTAAATTCTCGTCACAAATACACTTCGTACTAGGATTGGATCACGGATCTGAATCTATCACGGAGCTTGCCATCGCCATGACTATCCCCAGCAACGACCTGCCCGATCTGCAAATCGACACCTCCCTCACCTCGCCAAAAGGCTCAGCTGCCGCACAACGGGCACTGGATTATTACTTGAAACCAGCTGTGTCCGAGGAGGTGGAAGAAGAGCGCTTTTTCGAGGTGAACCGCAACGTCAGCAGCGAGGAAGCGCTGGTGCGTGCTTCAGATCTGCTGTGCTGCGCCGCAGCCACGGCATCCGAATCAGCGAATAGTCTGCACGGTGTCCACCGGGCCCTGGCATTTTCGACGGTGCATATGATCGATATGGCCAAGGCGTTGCTGGATCGGTCCCTGGACGAGGATCATCACGCATAAGAAAGGAGGAGTAATTCGAGGGCGCGAAAAGAATTTTCCAATCGCGCAGATAAAATCATTTGACTTGCAAACGAGAATGATTATTATTGCATGCAGCTGGTCGCGAGATCAGTCGATTGTCCAAGTGACCTTAGGTCGGTCTCCTGGACTATCTCCTCATCAGGCTAATCACGGTTTTTGACCCGGCTTTTTGCCGGGTCTTTTTTTTTGCCAGTTATTCTGGCTTGACCTTCAGGCTAATGAAGTCTTTATGTGCTGCAAATTCGATGGCGCGGATAATATCAAAAGAATATCTGTTGGCAAGAGAAGCCCGGCAACATTGGCCCAAACTCGCGAAAAATAGCACTTGAGAATCAATCGCGCAGTCTCTAAGCTGCGTCTGCGTCAAGGAGGACGCCCCCCGCTACACCCCGCAATTTCCCCCGGTTTTTCCCTTCCCAGCGTGTAAAGTAGCAGCCATAAAAATCATATTCAGGAATCGACTATGACCGTGGCTAAATCCTCTTTCAGCATCAGTGCAAACTTCGACAGCGGCAATATTGAAGTGCTGGATATCAGCAATCCGTTGCAAGCGTTGCTGGCCATCAAGCCTGACACCCGCAGCCAGCATTTCCAGTGGTTTCACTTCAAGGCCAGCGGGTTGCACGTCGGTCAGGAGCACTGGTTTCGTCTGAGCAATGCCAGCAAATCCTCATACAACAAAGCCTGGGATGGTTATCAGGCGGTGGCGTCCTATGATCACGTCAACTGGTTCCGGGTGCCGACCATTTTCGAAGGCGACTGCCTGCGTTTTAGCCTCGAAGCCACGGCGACCCACGCCTGGTTTGCCTACTTCGAACCCTACAGCCGTGGCCGCCATGACTGGTTGATCGAGCAGGCGCTGACCAAGGCCGGCACCGAACTGCTGGCCACCGGCAAAAGCGTTGAAGGGCGTGACATTCAGTTGCTGCGCAAAGGCACCGGTGCCGAAGGCCAGCGCAAGGTCTGGATGATTGCCCAGCAACACCCCGGCGAGCACATGGCCGAATGGTTCATGGAAGGTGTGATCGAACGCCTGGAAAGGCACGACGATCCCGTCCTGAACACACTGCTGGCCAGCGCCGATTTGTACCTGGTGCCAAACATGAACCCGGATGGCGCCTTCCACGGTCATCTGCGCACCAACGCCATGGGCCAGGACCTCAACCGCGCCTGGCAGAGCGCCAGCCAGGAAGTCAGCCCGGAAGTCCTGTTCGTTCAGCAGCAGATGGAAAAATATGGTGTCGACCTGTTCCTCGACATCCACGGTGATGAAGAAATCCCTTACGTGTTCACCGCCGGTTGCGAAGGCAACCCTGGCTACACGCCGCGGATCGAAAAGCTGGAAACTCACTTTCGCGATCACTTGAAACATTTGACCAAAGACTTCCAGACCAAACACGGCTACACCCGCGACGAGCCGGGCAAAGCCAACATGACGCTGGCGTGCAACAGCATTGGCGAGAAATTCGACTGCCTGTCGCTGACCCTGGAAATGCCGTTCAAGGACAACGATGACGCACCGAACCCGCTGACGGGCTGGTCGGGCAAGCGGTCGAAGCAGTTGGGCAAGGATGTGTTGACGACTGTTGCGGATATGGTCGGCACCCTGCGCTAACCAAGATCTAAAGATCGCAGGCTTCGCCAGCTCCTACACGGTTCAATGCAGGAGTGGGCGAAACCTGCGATCTTTTGGTGTTTACTCTGCCGCGACCCGCACGCAATCCTCAGGTCCCAACAAGCGCCCATCCTCGGCGCGCAACTCCAGTGCCCGGACAGGTCGACCATTATCCCGGTCAACCACCCGCGAGTGCGCCTCCCCGTCCTCATAAAAGAACGCCTCGCCCCACTGCCGCAAACCAATGATCAGCGGAAACAACCCTTTGCCCTTCTCCGTCAACACATATTCCTGATAGGCGCTGCCGTCCGATGCCGGCACCAGATCGAAAATCCCGTGGGTCACCAGCGTGCGCAATCGCGCCGAGAGAATATTCTTCGCCATGCCCAGACTTCGCTGAAACTCACCGAACCGGCGAATGCCGTCGAATGCATCGCGCACGATCAACAACGACCACCAATCGCCAATGGCATCCAGTGAACGGGCGACCGGGCATTCGGCGCTTTGCATGCTTGTGCGTTTGGCCATGACTGAGCCCTCGAAAACAAACGTGGTTGCAATATAAAACCAGTTTGCTTACCGTACAACTGGTTTTATTTTGAAACCACCTTGGGAGCCCGGCATGAAGCCCACTCAAACAACACTCAGCACCGGCGTTGTACTGCTGTTCGCCGTAGCCTGCGGCCTGGCCGTCAGTAACGTGTATTACGCGCAGCCCTTGCTCGATGCCATGGCCGAGGCATTTGCCATGGACCCGGCCACCATCGGCATCGTCGTCACGCTCACCCAGGTAGGTTACGGCGTCGGATTGTTGTTGCTGGTGCCGCTTGGCGATCTGCTGAACCGTCGACGTTTGATCGTCACGCAAACCCTGCTGTCGGCGCTGACCTTGTTGATGATCGCCTTCGCGTCGAACAGTACCTGGTTGTTGATCGGGATGACGTTGACCGGGTTACTGGCGGTGGTGACACAAGTGTTGGTGGCCTACGCCGCGACATTGGCCATCCCGGCGCAGCGCGGGCGCGTGGTCGGCGTGGTCACCAGCGGCATTGTTGTTGGCATTCTGCTGGCCCGGACAGTCGCGGGTGGAATGGCTGATCTGGCAGGGTGGCGGTCGATTTATCTGTTGTCGGCGGGGTTGACGCTTGTGATGGCGTTGCTGCTGTTTCGCGTACTGCCGAAACATGAGAACACGCAACCCGCCAGTTCTTATGCGACGTTGCTCGGTTCGGTGTTCACATTGTTCAAGGAAGAACCGGTGCTGCGTCAACGGGCGGTTCTCGCGTTGCTGACCTTCGCCAGCGCCATGGTGCTGTGGACACCCATGGTGTTGCCGCTGAGCGCCCCGCCGCTGTCGTTGTCCCACACGCAAATCGGATTGTTCGGACTGGCCGGTGCCGCCGGTGCATTGGCGGCTGCACGTGCCGGGCATCTGGCCGATCGCGGTTTGGGTCAATGGACCAGCGGGTTGTCACTGTTATTGATGCTGGTTTCCTGGTTGCCGATCGCCCTGACCCAATCCTCCTTGTGGGCCTTGTTGCTGGGTGTGATTACCCTGGATCTTGGCTTGCAAGCCGTGCACGTGACCAGCCAAAGCATGATCTACAGCGTGCGCCCCGAAGCCCAAAGCCGTCTTACCGCGGGTTACATGCTGTTCTATTCGATTGGCAGCGCGTTGGGTTCGATCGGTTCGACGGCGATGTATGCGTGGGGCGGGTGGCTCGGCGTTTGCCTGCTGGGGGCAGGTATCAACGCCGTGGCATTGGTCTATTGGTGGCGGACGCTGCCCACGAAAGCACACGAAACCTGTGGCGAGGGGATTCATCCCCGTTCGGCTGCGAAGCAGTCGTAATTTCATCCACTGCGGTTTATCTGACAAACCGCATTGGGGCTGCTTCGCAGCCCAACGGGGATGAATCCCCTCGCCACAATGGATTTCGGCAGATCAAATCAGGTGCGATCCTTGCCCCGCAACATGCTGTCCAGCACCTCATCACGCCGCACCCAACCATGAAACAACGCCGCCGCCAGATGCAGCAGCACGGTCAGAAACAGCAGATACGCCAGATACCCGTGCGCCTTGCGCAGGAACGCAAACAGCTGCGCATTCGCTGGCACGATCGAGGGCAACTGCAGCGAACTGCTGAGCATCACCGGGTCGCCCGCCGCCGAAATCATTGCCCAGCCGAGCAGCGGCAGGATAAACATCAAGGCGTACAGCAAGACATGCGAGGCCTTGGCCGCCAGCGCCTGCCAGCCGGGCAAGTCCGCAGGAAGCGGTGGCTGTCGGGTAGAAAAGCGCACGCCGAGGCGCACGATCACCAGCAGCAGAATCGCAATGCCCAGCGGTTTGTGCAGATGGATCAGCCATTCATGACGCTCTGATACAGAAGCGACCATGCCCGCGCCGATGAACAGCATGGCAATGATCATCAACGCCATCAGCCAGTGCAGCAGTCGCGCCAGTGGCGCGAAGTGGTTCGGTTGGGCGCTCATTGTTGAGACTCCTGTTTAGCGGCGGGCAGTTGGCTGACTTCACTGGTGCGGCGCAAGTAGGAACTGGCGTAACCGGCAGAACGAGCGGCGAGCAACGGGTCGTCGGAACCTTCGATACCGGATGGCAAGACCAGCGGGTCATAGTTGATGTCCCGGCATTCGCCATTGAGTTGCGGCTGGGTGCTTTCGAGCACCAGCGTGCCAGCGTTCACCACTTTGCGACCTTCGGGCCAGGTTTTGCTGGCGTCGTTCACCGGATCAGCGGGGTCGGCCAGTGTGATCTGGAGCTTCCAACGCAACGGTCCTGCGGCGATCCGCTGAACCAGGTCTTTCTCGAGGAAGTCACCGCCCTCTGGGGCCGTGGCACCTGCTGCGTCCTGTGCCACCGGCACCATGCTCCAGCGCACCGCTTGCCGTTGCCCGGCGGCGTTGACCAGGTAAAACGCATTGACGCTGTTGTAGGTTTCCGTCACGTAACTGGCGGACGGCTTGGCGGTTTTGATCCAGGCCAGGAACGGCGCGGCTTCCGGGTGTGCACCGAAGAACGCCGGCACCGCTGCCGGGTTCGGTTTGCCGGTGGCCGGGTCTGGCGACTGGGCCTGCTGCAATTGGTAAAACGCTTCAGGCGTGCCCACCGGGAACACCGGCATGCTGTTCATCCCGGTACGCCACTGCTGGCCGTTGGCCTGGGTGAAACGCAGTGCGAGACTGCGGATCGGCACGCTGTTGTCCGGTGCGTAAGGATTGCCGGCCGGCAACGCGAAACGCCCCACAACCGGAGTCCGCGCGTCATTGAACACCTGAGCGCTGGAATAACTGCGCGCTTCACCGCTGCTCTCGAAGTGCCCGATCACGCATACCCCTTTGGAGTGATTACGCCGGAACCCCGGGTGCACGCCATTGTTGGTTTCCAACACGTTGATCAGTTTTTTCGGCGTCAGGCGCTGTGGGTCAAAGGTGCCGTTGACGTAGGCAAAAGCCCCGGCCACGACAGCGATCACCACGGCAATGCCGGCCAGGCGCAACGTCAGGCTCGCGGCACTCAACGGTGGCCGGGTGGGCGGTGATGAGCGATCTACCATGAAAGACTCCAGGGCCATGGGCCACAAGTGAGAAGGATCAAGCAGACGAACGCCATGCGGGTTTATTCCATCGCGCGGTATTTATTTTTTCGAGCGTGGAATAACCTCGAGTCCCGGGCGTCTCCCTAGTCCAGCGTAGTGACTAGTCAGAATGTGATGAACGATATCGACGAACAACTGAGTGAAATCATTCCCAGATTGCGCCGGTTTGCCGTGTCGTTGACGCGCAACCCCAGCAGCGCCGACGATCTGGTGCAGTCGTGCCTTGAGCGGGCGCTGTCGAGCTGGAGCGAAAAGCGTCCCGAGGGCGACTTGCGGGCCTGGCTGTTTTCGATTCTCTATCGGCAGTTTCTCGACGCTCACCGCCGCGCTCGGCGTTATGCGCGGATGCTCGAATTCTTTACCGGACGGGACGATTCCCAACCGTCGGTAGAACGCACCGTGATCGCCCAATCGACCTTGCAAGCCTTCGATCAGCTCAACACCGAGCAGCGCGCCTTGTTGCTCTGGGTATCGGTCGAAGGCCTGAGTTACAAGGAGGTCGCCGAGATTATCGACGTTCCCGTCGGCACCGTGATGTCGCGCCTGTCCCGCGCTCGCCAGGCCTTGCGCCAACTCAGCGACGGCGAAATCACCCGCCCTTCTCTGCGGAGACTCAAATGATCAGCATGCCCCCGAGCGAGCGTGACCTGCACGCGTATGTGGACCACCAACTCAATGATGACGACCGACGCCTGGTGGAGACTTTTCTGGCCGGTAACGTGGAAATGTCTGCACAGGTCCGCGCCTGGCAGCAGGACGCCCAGCAACTGCGCGCGGCCCTCAGCGGCGCATTGCAGCAACCGGCCAACCCGGACCTCGACCCGGCGCTGATTCGCCAACGCCTCAAGCGCCAATCACGCCGTCACCTGGCCAGCGCTGCGGTGTTGCTGATCGCTGTGAGCATCGGCGGGATCGGCGGCTGGCAGGCGCGGGAGATGACCCTCCTCAGCGCTGCGGCACCGATGGCCGATGCGATGCAGGCTTATCGGCTGTTTGCCCAGCAAGGCATGCTGCCGGCCGATTACAAGGTCAGCGACGACGGTGATATGCAGGGCTGGCTCGACCGTTATTTCACCCAGGCCCATCGCTTGCCGGACCTGTCCGGCGCAGGGTTCAAACCGGTCAGCGGGCGCTTGCTCAGCACCGAACAAGGGCCGGCGGCGATGGTGGTTTACGAGGATCGCAGCGGGCACAAAGTCAGCTTCTACGTGCGCCCGCCGGGACCGAGAAACTTCCTGCTGCCGAGGGGCAGTCGCAGTGACGGTGAATTACAGGCCGA
This DNA window, taken from Pseudomonas fluorescens NCIMB 11764, encodes the following:
- a CDS encoding M14 family metallopeptidase, which codes for MTVAKSSFSISANFDSGNIEVLDISNPLQALLAIKPDTRSQHFQWFHFKASGLHVGQEHWFRLSNASKSSYNKAWDGYQAVASYDHVNWFRVPTIFEGDCLRFSLEATATHAWFAYFEPYSRGRHDWLIEQALTKAGTELLATGKSVEGRDIQLLRKGTGAEGQRKVWMIAQQHPGEHMAEWFMEGVIERLERHDDPVLNTLLASADLYLVPNMNPDGAFHGHLRTNAMGQDLNRAWQSASQEVSPEVLFVQQQMEKYGVDLFLDIHGDEEIPYVFTAGCEGNPGYTPRIEKLETHFRDHLKHLTKDFQTKHGYTRDEPGKANMTLACNSIGEKFDCLSLTLEMPFKDNDDAPNPLTGWSGKRSKQLGKDVLTTVADMVGTLR
- a CDS encoding winged helix-turn-helix transcriptional regulator, whose amino-acid sequence is MAKRTSMQSAECPVARSLDAIGDWWSLLIVRDAFDGIRRFGEFQRSLGMAKNILSARLRTLVTHGIFDLVPASDGSAYQEYVLTEKGKGLFPLIIGLRQWGEAFFYEDGEAHSRVVDRDNGRPVRALELRAEDGRLLGPEDCVRVAAE
- a CDS encoding MFS transporter, which produces MKPTQTTLSTGVVLLFAVACGLAVSNVYYAQPLLDAMAEAFAMDPATIGIVVTLTQVGYGVGLLLLVPLGDLLNRRRLIVTQTLLSALTLLMIAFASNSTWLLIGMTLTGLLAVVTQVLVAYAATLAIPAQRGRVVGVVTSGIVVGILLARTVAGGMADLAGWRSIYLLSAGLTLVMALLLFRVLPKHENTQPASSYATLLGSVFTLFKEEPVLRQRAVLALLTFASAMVLWTPMVLPLSAPPLSLSHTQIGLFGLAGAAGALAAARAGHLADRGLGQWTSGLSLLLMLVSWLPIALTQSSLWALLLGVITLDLGLQAVHVTSQSMIYSVRPEAQSRLTAGYMLFYSIGSALGSIGSTAMYAWGGWLGVCLLGAGINAVALVYWWRTLPTKAHETCGEGIHPRSAAKQS
- a CDS encoding cytochrome b; this translates as MSAQPNHFAPLARLLHWLMALMIIAMLFIGAGMVASVSERHEWLIHLHKPLGIAILLLVIVRLGVRFSTRQPPLPADLPGWQALAAKASHVLLYALMFILPLLGWAMISAAGDPVMLSSSLQLPSIVPANAQLFAFLRKAHGYLAYLLFLTVLLHLAAALFHGWVRRDEVLDSMLRGKDRT
- a CDS encoding catalase family peroxidase is translated as MVDRSSPPTRPPLSAASLTLRLAGIAVVIAVVAGAFAYVNGTFDPQRLTPKKLINVLETNNGVHPGFRRNHSKGVCVIGHFESSGEARSYSSAQVFNDARTPVVGRFALPAGNPYAPDNSVPIRSLALRFTQANGQQWRTGMNSMPVFPVGTPEAFYQLQQAQSPDPATGKPNPAAVPAFFGAHPEAAPFLAWIKTAKPSASYVTETYNSVNAFYLVNAAGQRQAVRWSMVPVAQDAAGATAPEGGDFLEKDLVQRIAAGPLRWKLQITLADPADPVNDASKTWPEGRKVVNAGTLVLESTQPQLNGECRDINYDPLVLPSGIEGSDDPLLAARSAGYASSYLRRTSEVSQLPAAKQESQQ
- a CDS encoding sigma-70 family RNA polymerase sigma factor; the encoded protein is MNDIDEQLSEIIPRLRRFAVSLTRNPSSADDLVQSCLERALSSWSEKRPEGDLRAWLFSILYRQFLDAHRRARRYARMLEFFTGRDDSQPSVERTVIAQSTLQAFDQLNTEQRALLLWVSVEGLSYKEVAEIIDVPVGTVMSRLSRARQALRQLSDGEITRPSLRRLK
- a CDS encoding anti-sigma factor family protein; amino-acid sequence: MISMPPSERDLHAYVDHQLNDDDRRLVETFLAGNVEMSAQVRAWQQDAQQLRAALSGALQQPANPDLDPALIRQRLKRQSRRHLASAAVLLIAVSIGGIGGWQAREMTLLSAAAPMADAMQAYRLFAQQGMLPADYKVSDDGDMQGWLDRYFTQAHRLPDLSGAGFKPVSGRLLSTEQGPAAMVVYEDRSGHKVSFYVRPPGPRNFLLPRGSRSDGELQAEYWSGSGYNYAMVSPTDTPAAKMLKQTVQF